The following are encoded in a window of Salinibacter grassmerensis genomic DNA:
- a CDS encoding ABC transporter permease, whose protein sequence is MFSGRAFRTWTHVVAGACGIAALFLGVMVMAEEVIGDRARVTRAALVMSAAAFLGYIGVAWLIRRDEAHP, encoded by the coding sequence ATGTTTAGTGGACGCGCATTTCGGACCTGGACACACGTCGTTGCCGGGGCCTGCGGCATCGCTGCCCTCTTCCTAGGCGTGATGGTGATGGCCGAAGAGGTGATTGGCGATAGGGCGCGGGTCACGCGGGCGGCCCTCGTGATGAGTGCAGCGGCATTCCTCGGGTACATCGGGGTCGCCTGGCTCATCCGCCGCGACGAGGCCCACCCGTGA
- a CDS encoding phenylalanine 4-monooxygenase, whose protein sequence is MSSDAVESTPEEERSAFETAQEGQEDVDPRTIPQTLEEPPPVGDEIEYPGYPEEDHETWQILVERQMEQLPGRACEAYMRGQDVLGLEGDRIPDLADLSRRLNEETGWEVANVPGLIHEKNFFSLLSQRKFPSTNYVRGREELDYTPAPDCFHDIFGHMPMLTQPEFADFYQLYGQAAQNAEGADRPRLERFHWFTVEFGLIQEQGEKRIFGAGIVSSNEEVTHALSDEVTLHPFDPEHIVEKDDYEVYNLQDELFVLDSFEQLVDGFRDWTSKNGLL, encoded by the coding sequence ATGAGCAGCGACGCCGTCGAGAGTACCCCGGAGGAGGAGCGATCAGCCTTCGAAACGGCCCAGGAAGGGCAGGAGGACGTTGATCCGCGCACCATTCCGCAGACGCTGGAGGAGCCGCCCCCCGTGGGGGACGAGATCGAGTACCCGGGCTATCCAGAAGAGGACCACGAGACATGGCAAATTCTCGTGGAGCGTCAGATGGAGCAGCTCCCGGGCCGTGCCTGCGAGGCGTACATGCGGGGGCAGGACGTGCTGGGGCTGGAGGGAGACCGGATTCCGGATCTGGCGGACCTGAGTCGACGCCTCAACGAGGAGACCGGATGGGAGGTGGCCAATGTGCCGGGCCTGATCCACGAGAAGAACTTCTTCTCGCTGCTGTCGCAGCGCAAGTTTCCCTCCACGAACTACGTCCGTGGGCGGGAGGAGCTCGACTACACCCCGGCCCCGGACTGCTTCCACGACATCTTCGGGCACATGCCGATGCTCACACAGCCGGAGTTTGCTGACTTCTACCAGCTGTACGGCCAGGCAGCCCAGAACGCGGAGGGGGCCGACCGTCCCCGCCTGGAGCGATTTCACTGGTTCACAGTGGAGTTCGGGTTGATCCAGGAGCAGGGCGAGAAGCGAATCTTTGGGGCGGGCATCGTGTCCTCCAACGAGGAGGTGACGCATGCCCTCTCTGATGAGGTGACCCTTCATCCGTTCGATCCCGAGCACATCGTCGAAAAAGACGACTACGAAGTGTATAACCTGCAGGATGAGCTCTTCGTCCTCGACTCCTTCGAGCAGCTCGTGGACGGCTTCCGCGACTGGACGTCGAAGAACGGATTGCTGTAG
- a CDS encoding acylphosphatase, with translation METETEKRVSARITGRVQGVGFRNFTQRRARRLGVTGWVRNEPDGSVRLEAEGPTDALESLVEAVHQGPRMARVQEVDADWSDADDEFEVFQVRR, from the coding sequence ATGGAGACAGAGACGGAGAAGCGGGTATCCGCGCGAATTACGGGGCGCGTGCAGGGCGTCGGATTTCGCAACTTTACGCAGCGGCGGGCCCGGCGGCTGGGGGTCACCGGCTGGGTGCGCAACGAGCCCGACGGGTCGGTCCGGTTGGAGGCGGAGGGGCCCACCGATGCGCTCGAGTCGCTCGTCGAAGCTGTTCACCAGGGCCCGCGCATGGCGCGCGTCCAGGAGGTCGACGCGGACTGGTCCGACGCCGACGATGAGTTCGAGGTCTTTCAGGTACGTCGCTGA
- the prmC gene encoding peptide chain release factor N(5)-glutamine methyltransferase — MGHSSGHDEETAGASPTQLELIDHAAQRLGTADRSAPRRTAEWLLTELLDCDRAHLYAHPDRAVASSVAQQFREMVERRVQGEPLQHILGYASFYGLRLRVSPDVMVPRPETEAVVDRALACIEHVSTPWVLDVGTGSGCIALALKHERPDAAVQACDVSTDALAVARANAQDLDLDVQFLEGDLRTEAPDATPRGVDLLVSNPPYIPDAEAESLPPVVREYDPDRSLFAGRDPLRFYRDLVDWARECCASGASFVLEVHAEYAAEVAELFGGEGIVEAVHTEEDLSGRPRVVWGRIERAEAS, encoded by the coding sequence ATGGGGCATTCATCAGGGCACGACGAGGAGACCGCTGGGGCGTCCCCGACGCAACTTGAACTGATCGACCACGCGGCCCAGCGTCTGGGGACGGCGGACCGCTCGGCCCCGCGACGAACGGCAGAGTGGCTGCTGACAGAGCTGCTGGACTGCGATCGAGCACATCTGTACGCCCATCCAGACCGGGCGGTCGCCTCGTCGGTGGCGCAGCAGTTCCGTGAGATGGTGGAGCGCCGCGTGCAGGGGGAGCCCCTGCAGCACATCCTCGGGTACGCTTCTTTTTACGGGCTGCGGCTGCGGGTGTCCCCGGACGTGATGGTGCCGCGCCCCGAGACCGAGGCGGTCGTGGACCGGGCATTGGCCTGTATCGAACACGTCTCGACACCCTGGGTGCTCGACGTCGGCACAGGGAGTGGATGCATTGCCCTTGCCCTCAAGCACGAACGGCCCGATGCGGCGGTGCAGGCCTGTGACGTCAGCACGGACGCTCTCGCCGTGGCCCGGGCGAATGCTCAAGACCTAGACCTCGACGTTCAGTTTCTTGAGGGTGATCTACGTACGGAGGCCCCGGACGCGACGCCACGAGGTGTGGACCTTCTGGTCTCCAATCCGCCCTACATTCCCGACGCGGAGGCCGAGTCTCTACCGCCCGTCGTGCGGGAGTACGACCCCGACCGTTCGCTCTTTGCCGGTCGCGATCCGCTTCGTTTTTACCGCGATCTCGTTGATTGGGCCCGGGAGTGCTGTGCGTCGGGGGCCTCATTCGTCCTAGAGGTGCATGCCGAGTACGCCGCCGAGGTGGCGGAATTGTTCGGGGGGGAAGGGATCGTGGAGGCGGTCCACACCGAAGAGGACCTGAGCGGGCGGCCGCGGGTCGTGTGGGGGCGAATCGAGCGGGCAGAGGCTAGTTGA
- a CDS encoding histone deacetylase family protein, with protein MRVSYCDGYYVPLPEGHPFPMAKFPALHQRLLDEELIHPTDVVTPRQADWTDLRRVHTSDYLTQLAEGSLSDHAERRMGLPWSERLVYRSRLAVQGTINAALMALTDGVAANLAGGTHHAFPGHGEGFCVLNDVAIAVRVLQAACWVQRVLIIDLDVHQGNANAAVFADDESVFTFSMHGGKNYPFEKPPSSLDVPLEDATGDQSYLDTLESYLPQTLDAVQPDLVFYLGGIDVATDDRFGRLSLTRAGLHARDRYVLEQIQAHNHPVALLLSGGYADTPETTADLHAIMYQEAARVFETPRSSAVN; from the coding sequence ATGCGCGTCAGCTACTGTGACGGCTATTACGTCCCCCTCCCCGAGGGGCATCCGTTTCCGATGGCCAAGTTCCCGGCCCTCCACCAGCGGCTTCTGGACGAGGAGCTCATCCACCCGACCGACGTGGTCACCCCCCGGCAGGCCGACTGGACGGACCTGCGACGCGTTCACACCTCCGACTACCTGACGCAGCTTGCCGAGGGCAGCCTGTCCGACCATGCCGAGCGGCGCATGGGGCTTCCCTGGTCGGAGCGCCTCGTTTACCGGTCCCGGCTGGCCGTGCAGGGCACTATTAACGCGGCCCTCATGGCGCTCACAGACGGCGTCGCCGCCAACCTTGCGGGCGGCACCCACCACGCCTTCCCCGGCCACGGCGAGGGCTTCTGCGTGCTCAACGACGTGGCCATCGCCGTCCGCGTGCTGCAGGCGGCATGCTGGGTTCAGCGCGTCCTGATCATAGACCTCGACGTGCACCAGGGCAACGCCAACGCGGCCGTCTTCGCGGACGACGAGTCGGTCTTTACCTTTTCGATGCACGGGGGGAAGAACTACCCGTTCGAGAAGCCCCCCTCCTCCCTCGACGTCCCCCTTGAGGATGCGACCGGCGACCAGTCGTACCTCGACACGCTGGAATCGTACCTTCCCCAGACCCTAGACGCGGTGCAGCCGGACCTCGTGTTCTACCTCGGGGGGATTGACGTGGCGACGGACGACCGGTTTGGGCGTCTCTCCCTCACCCGCGCGGGCCTTCACGCTCGCGATCGGTACGTGCTGGAGCAGATTCAGGCCCACAATCATCCGGTGGCACTCCTCCTCTCGGGAGGATACGCCGACACCCCCGAGACCACCGCCGACCTCCACGCCATCATGTACCAGGAGGCCGCCCGCGTCTTCGAGACGCCACGCTCCTCCGCCGTCAACTAG
- a CDS encoding sensor histidine kinase — MVKSFYYKKDRLWLVLGNRVFVGEVQGQSVTNWDEIAPLHFPKSESTSLFVDDAGTLWLGDQLRLFRYAAQAEDVSDSSSPGFAPLVRQLTAPKDNRVLYGGTPHREYTGAPLPVRYGEDLRVRVASPQYSTTTPPEYRYRLLGRDGEWSDWSSTPTRRFNDFWEGTYRLQVQARNERGQLSSITSFPLEIASPWYRSIWAYLAYGLGFLGLAYSARRFYIVKEEKRQARRRVQKLERERVVAGRLKKANDRLREANRLKEDFLATTSHELRTPLTNILGSLEVLRGMMEGEETEFLDMIEENGQRLKRTLNALLDLSMLRSGEEDVELTPTPLGECTERVASDLRADAEEKGLSFRVNLSDASTWAELDEQYLEQILRNLIKNAIKYTEEGAVAVSTGTVDDRVYVEVEDTGIGIDEEFLPDLFDEFKQESRGRSRTYEGNGLGLAISARLADQMDGTIRVETEKNKGSRFRVEFPRSSEPVDARGEE, encoded by the coding sequence ATGGTAAAGTCCTTCTACTACAAAAAGGATCGGCTGTGGCTCGTCCTTGGGAATCGAGTCTTTGTTGGTGAAGTCCAGGGCCAGAGTGTCACCAACTGGGATGAGATTGCTCCACTTCACTTCCCGAAGTCAGAATCCACCTCTCTTTTCGTAGACGACGCCGGCACGCTCTGGCTCGGTGACCAACTGCGCCTCTTCCGCTACGCAGCACAGGCAGAGGATGTCTCGGATTCCTCGAGCCCAGGCTTTGCGCCGCTGGTCCGGCAGCTCACCGCCCCGAAGGACAATCGTGTCCTGTATGGAGGCACGCCCCACCGCGAGTACACCGGGGCCCCGCTTCCGGTCCGGTACGGCGAGGACCTCAGGGTGCGGGTCGCCTCCCCGCAGTACAGCACCACGACCCCTCCGGAATACCGCTACAGGCTTCTGGGCCGAGACGGAGAGTGGAGCGACTGGTCCTCTACCCCGACCCGGCGCTTCAATGATTTTTGGGAGGGGACGTATCGCCTCCAGGTGCAGGCCCGCAACGAGCGCGGGCAACTGAGTAGCATCACGTCTTTCCCCCTCGAAATCGCGTCTCCCTGGTACCGGTCGATCTGGGCCTATCTGGCGTACGGCCTCGGATTCCTCGGGCTGGCCTACAGCGCTCGGCGGTTCTATATCGTCAAGGAAGAAAAGCGCCAGGCCCGCCGCCGGGTCCAGAAGTTGGAGCGAGAGCGCGTTGTCGCAGGGCGGCTCAAAAAGGCCAACGACCGGCTGCGGGAGGCCAATCGCCTTAAGGAAGACTTCCTTGCCACCACTTCGCATGAGCTGCGCACGCCGCTCACCAATATCCTCGGTTCCCTGGAGGTCCTCCGGGGCATGATGGAGGGCGAGGAGACCGAGTTCCTGGACATGATTGAGGAGAACGGGCAGCGGCTCAAGCGAACCCTGAATGCCCTTCTCGACCTGTCGATGCTGCGCTCCGGGGAGGAGGACGTGGAGCTCACGCCGACGCCGCTCGGCGAGTGCACAGAGCGTGTGGCGTCGGACCTCCGGGCGGACGCGGAAGAGAAGGGCCTCTCGTTCCGTGTCAACCTCTCGGATGCGTCCACGTGGGCCGAGCTCGACGAGCAGTACCTGGAACAGATCCTCCGGAACCTGATCAAGAACGCCATCAAGTACACCGAGGAAGGAGCCGTGGCGGTGTCGACGGGCACCGTCGATGATCGCGTCTACGTGGAGGTGGAAGACACAGGCATCGGCATTGACGAGGAGTTCTTGCCGGACCTCTTTGACGAGTTCAAACAGGAGTCACGGGGGCGCTCGCGCACGTATGAAGGGAACGGCCTCGGCCTCGCCATCTCGGCGCGCTTGGCGGACCAGATGGACGGCACCATCCGGGTCGAGACAGAAAAAAACAAGGGCAGCCGGTTCCGGGTGGAGTTTCCGCGCTCGTCGGAACCGGTGGATGCCAGGGGGGAAGAGTGA
- a CDS encoding trypsin-like peptidase domain-containing protein, which yields MASSVGRPARLFAGIGLVLVGLLAGVLVMMLSEEESDTAQVARIVERVETAEEAGTTRTASAPRDWQTDGPPPAALNRLFRDVARGVTEGVVSIRVASGADGEGENPLGQPAQNLGSGVVISPEGYIVTNGHVVEGAERIQVRLTDKRQFEARVVGTDASTDLAVIKVDGEDFPVVPFGDSDQVQVGDWVVAVGNPLQLTSTVTAGIVSALGRQLRIIEDQFRIENFIQTDAAINPGNSGGALVNLEGELVGINTAIASRSRRTEGYGFAIPSALVERVITDLIAYGEVRRGYMGVSILPVDADRAEEIGLRDIRGVYLEEVQSGSAADRAGLEGGDVVTAIMGEPVNAPNDLQSLIARQRPGDTVDVEVWREGTARTFGVELMGEDTPVYQEWLSDLQSGASPDADPPAYQPPDDGEEDASVTEVDGWDIGLRPLSDTEASAFDADAGAYVAYVESGGRAAAAGLPRNVVMTHLDETRIESPADVVQHLSEATGTVLVEVQRRDGTPAFYEIE from the coding sequence ATGGCCTCTTCTGTGGGACGTCCTGCGCGACTGTTTGCCGGAATTGGGCTCGTGCTGGTGGGGCTGCTGGCCGGCGTCCTCGTGATGATGCTGTCGGAGGAAGAGTCGGACACGGCTCAGGTGGCCCGCATCGTAGAGCGTGTAGAAACGGCAGAAGAGGCCGGCACGACCCGAACGGCCTCGGCTCCGCGCGACTGGCAGACGGATGGGCCGCCGCCCGCCGCACTCAACCGGCTCTTCCGCGACGTTGCTCGGGGCGTGACCGAAGGGGTGGTGTCAATCCGGGTTGCGTCCGGCGCGGATGGAGAGGGGGAGAACCCGCTCGGGCAGCCGGCACAGAATCTCGGGAGCGGGGTGGTGATCAGTCCGGAGGGCTATATCGTCACGAACGGTCACGTGGTGGAGGGAGCGGAGCGCATCCAGGTCCGACTGACCGACAAACGCCAGTTTGAGGCCCGGGTGGTGGGCACGGACGCGTCCACCGACCTTGCGGTCATCAAGGTGGACGGGGAGGACTTTCCGGTGGTGCCGTTTGGCGACTCGGATCAGGTGCAGGTGGGTGACTGGGTGGTGGCGGTCGGCAATCCCCTCCAGCTCACCTCGACCGTCACGGCCGGCATCGTAAGCGCGCTGGGCCGCCAGCTTCGGATTATTGAGGACCAGTTCCGAATCGAGAACTTCATTCAGACCGACGCGGCCATCAACCCGGGCAATTCGGGCGGGGCCCTCGTCAACCTGGAGGGGGAACTCGTCGGCATCAACACCGCCATCGCCAGTCGGAGCCGGCGCACGGAGGGCTACGGCTTCGCGATTCCCTCGGCCCTTGTGGAGCGAGTGATCACCGACCTCATCGCGTACGGGGAGGTGCGGCGCGGGTACATGGGGGTTAGCATTCTTCCGGTGGACGCGGATCGGGCGGAGGAAATCGGCCTGCGCGACATCCGGGGGGTGTATCTTGAAGAGGTGCAGTCGGGCAGTGCGGCCGACCGGGCCGGCCTGGAGGGGGGCGACGTGGTAACCGCCATCATGGGAGAGCCGGTGAATGCGCCCAATGACCTTCAGAGCCTGATTGCCCGCCAGCGCCCGGGCGATACAGTTGACGTGGAGGTGTGGCGGGAGGGCACGGCACGCACGTTCGGCGTGGAGCTGATGGGCGAAGACACGCCGGTGTATCAGGAGTGGTTGAGCGACCTCCAGTCGGGGGCCTCCCCGGACGCGGATCCGCCGGCGTACCAGCCCCCCGACGATGGGGAGGAAGATGCGAGCGTGACCGAGGTGGACGGGTGGGACATAGGACTGCGTCCGCTGTCGGACACGGAGGCCTCCGCCTTCGACGCGGACGCCGGTGCGTACGTGGCGTACGTGGAGAGCGGGGGACGAGCGGCGGCCGCCGGCCTACCTCGCAATGTTGTGATGACCCACCTCGATGAGACCCGCATCGAGTCGCCCGCCGATGTCGTCCAGCATCTGTCGGAGGCCACCGGGACGGTGTTAGTGGAGGTGCAGCGCCGCGACGGCACGCCGGCCTTCTACGAAATTGAGTAG
- the aroC gene encoding chorismate synthase, whose translation MLRYLTAGESHGEAIIGVLEGAPAQLPLTPDDINEHLARRWLGYGRGGRSKIENDKVYIYSGVRFGETLGSPISFRIDNGAYEKDKAGWPEKMAIEGEPPEDMEKVTMPRPGHADLAGKQKYEHDDMRPVIDRSSARETAMRVACCSVARRLLNEFGIEVGSHVVRIGDVGFDEPEEWADRRNALVEEGGGASALYETADESATRMIDDDMTERCVEHIDQTKKDRDSLGGVYEVVVTGVPPGLGSYVHWDRRLDGQLVQAICSIQAQKAAEVGDGFFNAHRPGSQVHDPIEPRENGDQAYPRRTNHAGGTEGGTTTGMPLVVRGYMKPIPTLIKPLDSVDTATGEPEPTRYERSDITSVPAASTVAEATVAYTVANAFLRKYGGDSVPAIRRHVEADREAPNE comes from the coding sequence ATGCTCCGATACCTGACCGCCGGTGAGTCGCACGGCGAGGCCATTATTGGCGTCCTCGAAGGCGCTCCGGCCCAGTTGCCGCTTACGCCCGACGATATCAACGAGCACCTCGCCCGGCGCTGGCTCGGCTACGGGCGTGGGGGGCGGTCGAAAATTGAGAACGATAAGGTGTACATCTATTCGGGTGTGCGCTTTGGCGAGACGCTCGGAAGTCCCATCTCCTTCCGCATCGACAACGGGGCCTATGAGAAGGACAAGGCCGGCTGGCCCGAGAAAATGGCGATCGAGGGCGAGCCGCCGGAGGACATGGAGAAGGTGACGATGCCCCGTCCCGGCCACGCCGACTTGGCGGGCAAGCAAAAGTACGAGCACGATGACATGCGACCTGTAATCGACCGGTCGAGCGCCCGCGAGACGGCCATGCGGGTGGCCTGCTGCTCGGTGGCGCGGCGCCTGCTGAACGAGTTTGGCATTGAGGTGGGCAGCCACGTGGTGCGCATCGGGGATGTAGGGTTCGACGAGCCCGAAGAATGGGCCGATCGGCGCAATGCGCTTGTCGAAGAGGGCGGCGGGGCAAGTGCCCTCTACGAGACGGCCGACGAGAGCGCCACGCGAATGATCGACGACGACATGACGGAGCGCTGCGTGGAGCACATCGACCAGACGAAGAAGGATCGCGATTCACTCGGGGGGGTCTACGAGGTGGTCGTCACGGGCGTGCCGCCCGGCCTCGGGTCGTACGTGCACTGGGACCGCCGGCTCGACGGCCAGCTCGTGCAGGCCATCTGCTCGATTCAGGCCCAGAAGGCCGCCGAGGTTGGCGACGGCTTCTTCAACGCCCACCGTCCCGGCTCGCAGGTGCACGACCCCATCGAGCCCCGAGAGAACGGCGACCAGGCCTATCCGCGCCGCACTAATCACGCGGGCGGTACCGAGGGGGGCACGACGACTGGCATGCCACTCGTCGTGCGGGGCTACATGAAGCCGATTCCTACCCTCATCAAGCCGCTCGACTCGGTTGACACGGCGACGGGCGAGCCCGAGCCCACCCGTTACGAGCGGAGCGACATCACGAGCGTGCCGGCCGCGTCCACCGTGGCCGAGGCCACCGTGGCCTACACCGTTGCCAACGCGTTCCTCCGGAAGTACGGGGGCGACTCCGTGCCCGCCATTCGGCGCCACGTTGAGGCCGACCGCGAAGCCCCAAACGAATAG
- a CDS encoding hybrid sensor histidine kinase/response regulator, producing the protein MPPDSLSDVEKCSTGPLVERPDALKEFVEATPAPVAMLDDDWRIITHSRAWLEVFQNEGDETRNPIALDRIETSGHAAPAREALPAPTDQRTFFEVFADPDDEWRSAFLRSLEEKSSQRGHEQRLSQPDGPTYRMDWEVRPWQTKNGSERGVLLSVIDRTEERHAKGLRRQVDHRFDKLVGTISEGVLLMDDNGVFRDGNEAAQNILGRPLDEIIGSRFDDDIWNGLREDGSPLPNVEFPFWRAYVEREPVQEEVMGVYPPDAPPRWIRVNAQPLFRSGQEAPYAVLVSFDDITDERLKEEALQTSRDLLSSVLSSSLDGIIVFSAIRNAGDTIADFECVLVNPQAEKLFESTAEDIVGMRLREDMPQQEDKGLFDAYREVVETGEPAEMEVHYDADGQDVWFQVMAVKVENGVAVTYRDITDRKEAERQIREQAQLLDKARDAILAHDLDGRIVYWNKSAERLTGWSKDEVLGAHAHDCLYAPNEEDKLQQCHETMMAEGEWTGELHMRTDDDEERIVESRWSLVRDNTGEPKHVLVINTDITERKRLESQFLRSQRMESLGRLVGGIAHDLGNLLVPITLGVKVLKRRVGDTDDKVDQTLSMIQKSADRGSDMVEQVLAFARGVEGERVALQPELIVEEVEEMTEETFPEDVEVRTRTDADLCPVVGDATQIQQVLMNLCVNARDAMPDGGTLTVDARNIDFTEREARRNIEAEPGDYVRIAVHDTGTGMPDDVADKIFEPFFTTKEEGEGTGLGLSTAYSIIQSHDGFMDVESEEGEGTTFWIYLPAADEDVTVETASTTNGEAEHERPSFDGEGTQVLVVDDEEFVLESAQQTLEVAGYEVQTALDAAAALRVMQKEAIDLVITDLRMPEMSGLDLIRRLQEQHPDLPIVAASGVADGRTEEALEAGAQTFLAKPFTAEKLEAALQEALQTSEEAAAR; encoded by the coding sequence ATGCCTCCTGATTCTCTGTCCGACGTGGAGAAGTGCTCCACAGGCCCCCTTGTTGAGCGACCCGACGCGCTGAAAGAATTCGTGGAAGCCACGCCGGCCCCGGTCGCCATGCTCGATGACGACTGGCGCATCATCACGCACAGCCGGGCGTGGTTGGAGGTTTTTCAGAACGAGGGAGACGAAACCCGCAACCCTATTGCCCTCGACCGAATTGAGACCAGCGGCCACGCAGCGCCCGCCCGCGAGGCCCTCCCTGCCCCGACGGATCAGCGGACGTTCTTCGAGGTGTTTGCCGACCCCGATGACGAGTGGCGGTCTGCGTTTTTGCGCAGCCTTGAGGAGAAGAGCAGCCAGCGTGGCCACGAACAACGGCTCTCCCAGCCAGACGGGCCCACGTACCGGATGGACTGGGAGGTGCGACCATGGCAGACCAAGAACGGCTCGGAGCGGGGCGTACTCCTCTCCGTTATTGATCGGACGGAGGAGCGGCACGCCAAGGGCCTGCGGCGCCAGGTGGATCACCGCTTCGACAAGCTCGTCGGCACGATCAGTGAGGGGGTGCTCCTCATGGACGACAACGGGGTGTTTCGGGACGGAAACGAGGCCGCCCAGAACATTCTTGGCCGGCCCCTTGACGAAATCATCGGCAGCCGGTTCGACGACGACATCTGGAACGGGCTGCGGGAGGACGGCAGCCCGCTCCCCAACGTCGAGTTTCCGTTCTGGCGGGCCTACGTCGAGCGGGAGCCGGTGCAGGAGGAGGTGATGGGCGTGTATCCCCCCGACGCGCCACCGCGATGGATCCGGGTGAACGCCCAGCCGCTGTTCCGAAGCGGCCAGGAGGCCCCGTACGCCGTGCTCGTCTCGTTCGACGACATCACCGACGAACGGCTCAAGGAAGAGGCGCTGCAAACTTCTCGCGACCTCCTGTCGAGCGTCCTCAGCAGCTCGCTTGACGGGATCATTGTCTTCTCGGCGATCCGGAACGCGGGCGACACCATCGCCGACTTCGAATGTGTGCTGGTCAACCCTCAGGCGGAGAAGCTCTTCGAGAGCACGGCCGAGGACATTGTCGGCATGCGACTGCGAGAAGACATGCCCCAGCAGGAAGACAAGGGGCTGTTCGACGCGTACCGCGAGGTCGTCGAGACCGGCGAGCCGGCCGAGATGGAAGTCCACTACGACGCCGATGGGCAGGATGTCTGGTTTCAGGTGATGGCCGTCAAGGTGGAAAACGGTGTGGCCGTCACCTACCGCGACATCACCGACCGGAAGGAGGCCGAACGCCAAATCCGCGAGCAGGCCCAACTTCTCGACAAGGCCCGCGACGCAATCCTGGCCCACGACCTAGACGGCCGGATCGTCTACTGGAACAAAAGTGCCGAGCGCCTCACCGGCTGGTCGAAGGACGAGGTTCTGGGCGCGCACGCCCACGACTGCCTCTATGCCCCCAACGAGGAGGACAAGCTTCAGCAGTGCCACGAGACGATGATGGCGGAGGGGGAATGGACCGGGGAGCTCCACATGCGCACGGACGACGACGAGGAGCGCATCGTCGAGAGCCGATGGTCGCTTGTGCGCGACAACACCGGAGAGCCGAAGCACGTGCTCGTCATCAACACCGACATCACTGAGCGGAAGCGTCTGGAGTCGCAGTTCCTGCGGTCCCAGCGCATGGAGAGCCTCGGGCGGCTCGTGGGCGGGATTGCGCACGACCTGGGCAACCTGCTGGTGCCCATTACCCTCGGGGTGAAGGTGCTCAAACGCCGCGTGGGCGACACCGACGACAAGGTAGACCAGACGCTCTCGATGATTCAGAAGAGCGCTGATCGCGGCTCCGATATGGTCGAGCAGGTGCTGGCCTTTGCTCGCGGCGTGGAGGGGGAGCGGGTGGCCCTCCAGCCGGAATTGATTGTGGAGGAGGTGGAGGAAATGACGGAGGAGACCTTCCCGGAGGACGTGGAGGTGCGTACCCGAACGGACGCAGACCTGTGCCCGGTCGTGGGAGACGCGACGCAGATCCAGCAGGTGCTCATGAACCTGTGCGTCAATGCGCGGGACGCCATGCCCGACGGCGGTACGCTCACCGTTGACGCCCGCAACATCGACTTCACCGAGCGAGAGGCCCGTCGCAACATCGAGGCGGAACCGGGCGACTACGTTCGCATTGCGGTGCACGACACCGGCACTGGCATGCCCGACGACGTGGCCGACAAGATCTTCGAGCCCTTCTTCACGACGAAGGAGGAGGGCGAGGGCACCGGGCTGGGGCTGTCCACGGCCTACAGCATCATCCAGAGTCACGACGGGTTCATGGACGTGGAGAGTGAAGAGGGAGAGGGCACGACCTTCTGGATTTATCTGCCCGCCGCCGACGAGGATGTGACCGTAGAGACCGCGTCTACGACCAATGGGGAGGCGGAGCACGAGCGTCCATCGTTCGACGGGGAGGGAACGCAGGTGCTGGTGGTGGACGACGAGGAGTTCGTGCTGGAGTCGGCGCAGCAGACGCTGGAGGTGGCCGGGTACGAGGTCCAGACGGCCCTCGACGCGGCGGCGGCCCTACGGGTCATGCAGAAAGAGGCCATCGACCTCGTCATCACTGATCTCCGCATGCCGGAGATGAGCGGACTGGATCTGATTCGGCGGCTCCAGGAGCAGCACCCGGACTTGCCGATCGTGGCCGCCAGCGGGGTGGCCGACGGGCGTACCGAAGAGGCCCTTGAGGCCGGGGCGCAGACCTTCCTCGCCAAGCCTTTCACCGCGGAGAAGCTCGAAGCAGCCCTGCAGGAGGCCCTCCAGACCTCCGAGGAAGCCGCGGCGCGATAG